ggctacttggggcgtgaaccagtggatagaagatctttctctgtctctccctctgtaaatctgcctttccaataaaactttttttttttaaatggggctGCTATGGTGGCACAATAAACTTGTTTActgcagtgctgggatcccatgtgggcaccagtgtaTGTTCTGGTGGCTGCactctatccagctccctgcttgtggcctgggacagtcagtagtagaggatggcccaaagccttgggaccctatgccagcatgggagacctggaggagactcctggcttcagatccactcagctctggcgtttacaaccatttggagagttgttggaagtttttttttttttctaaaaaaataacattttgggcctggtggcgtagcctagcggctaaagtcctcgccttgaacgccccgggatcccataagggcaccggttctaatcccggcagctccacttcccatccagctccctgcttgtggcctgggaaagcagtcgaggacggcccaatgcattgggatcctgcacccgcgtgggagacttggaagaggttcctggctttggatcggcgcacaccggtccgttgcggctcacttggggagtgaaccatcggacagaagatcttcctctctgtatatctgactttgtaataaaaataaataactctttaaaaaaaataacattttgaaaaagttCTAAGCAAAGAGCAACCATAGGTGAATGGTTAAAAACACTTGAGGGAATATTCAAGGTCTCCATGGCAGTAGACAGCCAAGATTGTTCAGATCTCTACTGGTCTGGTGAAGAACTTGGACTTCGGTGACAAAAGGATATTGTGTATGTTTGTAATACtcaaaagtttcttttttaatttttttttttttttgaaagtcaaatttacagagaggagagacagatcttccatccgctgcttcactcctgaaatggccccAACAGAACAGACCCAATCCGAATCTAGGAGCCAcaagcttttgggctgtcctctgctgctgtcccaggccgcaagcagagtgctgcatgggaagcggagcagccaggatacaaaccagcgcccatatgaaatcccagcacatgcaagatgaaggctttaaccgctaggctataaCACCAGACCCACAgcatttttacttacttgaaaggtgcCTCATACTGGCTGTCACCCCTCCAAATGCATGGGCCAGGAACGTGacctggtgtcccatatgggtgacactGACAAGTGCCAttatcactgcctcccagtgtaTGTGAACCAGAAGCTGAGAAACGAagcaggcatcccaggtggtgtCTGCAGTGCTGGTCCAAACAGTGCCTCCTCCCCCAACACTGAAAGCCTTTGAACAGCACGATGCATAACCTGGTTTATGTGCAATACAGGCATGGCTCCCGATTCTCTGAGGCCTCAGAACAGccacttctccatctctccttagCCCCAATGGTAGCAGCACCTTACCTAGCCCGACCCAGGCTCTACTGTGAGTGGCGAAGGCCCAGGAAATAGTCAAGGGAACAGTAAAGGACTGGACCCTTGGGAGAGGGCCTGACCTGACTTCCACCTCTTCTGGGAAGTCATCTGTTATCCTTGCCCATGGAATTTTTAAGGAATGTGGGAGTGGCAAGGGCGCCTAAGCTCCATTTCGGAGGTTCTGGAGACGGAGCACTCCCATCCCCTGCACCAATCACAATAGAGTGTCTCCTGGTTTTTGGCCGTGGACCTTTTCCAGACCTCCCTGTAGTCTCAGAGGAGCCCTCCAGTCGCCTTCCTTCATCTCGGTGGAGCCACCTGACTTCCCCAGGCTTGCTGACCACAAGGGCGATGCAGGGGAAGGGCTGGAAGTTCCTGCTCTTGTTTTGGTGGCTGTCCCACCTGTGCAACTTGGGCTAGTGACCCAGCAGGCCATGTTGGGGGCCTTGACCATGTGTTCGGTGGACAAAGACAGTAGGATGAAGATGGCAGTGGAAACAAGACAAGTGAAGACGCCcccggcccccagccctggtcctcaGTGTTACACAGGCCGGCCAGGCTGGGACTGTAAAGagtcctttttttgttttctttcgttTCGTGTTCTTTTGATTGTCCATTTAGGCTAAGAAGTGCTCATTTATCTTTCAGTGGAAAACAGACACCAGCTCAAGATAAACTCATTCATCAGAGAAAGATTtgcgggagggggaggaggaaggtgaATTAAGAGTTGAatcgggggcccggcggcatggcctagcggctaaagtccttgccttgaaggccccaggatcccatatgggcgccggttctaatcccggcagcttcacttcccatccagctccctgcttgtggcctgggaaagcagttgaggactgtccaaagacttgagaccctgcacccgtgtgggagacctggaagaggtttctggttcccggcatcggattggcgcgcgctggcccgttgcggctcacttggggagtgaaacattagatggaagatcttcctctctgtctctcttcctctttgtatatctggctgtaataaaatgaataaatctttaaaaaaaaaaaagagttgaatcGGGCGGCGGCGGGAGGCGGGCTTCCGGAGGCAGTGGCGGGAGGCGGGCTTCCGGAGGCGGCGACGGGAGGCGGGTCGAAGCTACGCGACATCCGCGACGCCATTTGCTGCTGCCGAGCGTGGGCGCCGGCGGTCCTTCTGAGAAGTAGTCCGCGCTCCGGTACACCTCGCCCTACACACTCCCGGGCACCTCGTCTGCACTCTCTGGGGCACCTCGTCCCGCTCGCTCCCTGGCACCTCGTCCCACACACTCCCCGGCACCTCGTCCACCCACCAGCACAGCAATTCCAGACGCCGCGAGGTCACCGTCACAGCCATGCCGAAGAATAAAGGAAAAGGAGGTAAAAACAGGCGCAGAGGTAAGAATGAAAATGAGTCTGAAAAAAGAGAACTGGTATTCAAAGAAGATGGACAAGAGTATGCTCAAGTAATCAAAATGTTGGGGAATGGACGATTAGAAGCAATGTGTTTTGATGGGGTAAAGAGGTTGTGTCACATCAGAGGGAAATTGAGGAAAAAGGTTTGGATCAATACCTCAGACATTATATTGGTTGGCCTCCGAGACTATCAGGACAATAAGGCTGATGTAATTTTGAAGTACAATGCGGATGAAGCTAGAAGTCTGAAAGCATATGGCGAGCTTCCAGAGCACGCGAAAATCAATGAAACAGATACATTTGGTCCAGGAGATGATGATGAGATCCAGTTTGATGACATTGGAGATGATGATGAAGATATTGATGACATCTAAATAGAACTCAACATTTTACATTCCAGTTTTTCTGACGGTTGTCCCACAGTTTGGATTTTGGCCACGACCCTTAAAAGAAGATTCAGATTTCATTAGCATGATTGCAATTTTTTAAGGAAGGCTGATTTATTACTTTTAAGgtgtttgttgttttgaaaactgCGTAATGTTCAATAATCTTAAGTGGGATGTTAAGCCCACCTTGCTCTTTGGATGTAATGGAGATTGTGGGTAGAAGACCACAATTGTGAAAGAAATTGCATCACTACCTTTCCTGTTTTAGCCCATTCCAGTAAGTAAATAGATGTTTTGGATTAAAAAAGGAGAGAGTTGAATTTGAGAGTAAAAGCCAAATTTGAATAGGCAAGTGGGAAGAGAAGCCTCTGGTCACCTCAGTATTGCCAAGGCCAGGACCGCGGCTcagcccctcacagctctgtgtcaAGCAGCAGTCCCGAAAATGTGCTCATAGGGGCTGGAAGCCTTCTCACAGCAGCAGCTGAGAAGAAAGCTCGACTCCCAGCCTCCTGACATTCTGCCCGAACTTTCACAGCATGTGTGCACACTGTTTCACCTGTGGTTGCTCCATCAAAACACCAAAAGGCGTCAGCCTAAGCTCTGTGCTTTGAACTGGCCAGGCCTAAAGAAGCCTACTGCACAGGTTCTCGCCGTGTGAAGTCGTTACCAGACACCATTCTTTGGACCTCCTTTGAAGGAGAGACTCTCtacgagaatcaagatggtggaataggatgaGGACACGTTTAcatagatggagaaatattaaccagggtgaagcagagagggcacattccaggaaataggaaaggacatgctgacagcagaggggcacctggagactgatggacacaggaaagcagtggaaacaacggggtggtgttgcagtgatcagatatcccagcagcattcagccagccgctatctgaactgcaccagcggccagaactccaccagcagccaggtgggaaggggagttcacccaGACAAagcactgcccatcctgctggtttgtttgatttgaccaggagcagagacagcagcagatcccaaaaaACTgatgtgaactcatttctggctcagtgaattccAATGATGTGGCATCCTaggttccatccaagataggTCCGGgatctaacagccagcagataaAGAATtccagcagtggcacatcaggtgctgttttgcacagtgtggcaaaagctttgagactgcagggacaacagtgagctgcacgtgTGCTGTTCTGGGAGCAAACTCGCTGAGCTCATTGCATTTCGCtggtcccacatcaaaaataataccgaccttggcatcttatgactcaaaataggtccttgtggccctcagatctaataaccagcatgttccagcaagatcagcaccaccaacaacctagctgcaTAGGACatttggtgtctccctaatcctgtgaACTGCAcgaaccggaagtgggagaaatgtacagacaacagtgcaacaacagcacgggatcacaggaggtggagagtgctgagccaggagctggcgctatggagaccatggtagaagtctaacataagaacccagacctggaactcgctggaaggACTGGCACAAGCAACTGAACAAAGaattgtgtaccaaccacaatatgGAAAATTGAACTGTAAAtctgtgggtgatacagcttagaaacgtgccccaaggagaagaatctgctaaccagaagtacaatgaccaagagcaaaagagaagacaggcacaatggatattactgaagactcccctgcaaaagagcagaAGCCTTTGTCAATATCGGAGGTAACAtaggaatacatcgagaaaatggaggatacagaatgcACAACACTTGTTAGGAAGCTGCTTATCAACATTGAGAAACACAAGAGGAATTTAAAGAATTCATCAcgtaggaaatagcaacactgaaacaaaatcaagccaagttATTGGGACTGAAGGAAGCAATAGCGCAAACTAAGAATTCAGCggaggacccagtgcagtagcctaatggctgaagtccttgccttgaacatgccatgatcccatatgagcaccagttctaatcctggcagccctgcttcgcatccagctccctgcttttggcatgGGAaatcagctccagccgctgcggtgacttgaggagtgaatcatcagatggaagatcttcccctttgtctctcttcctctctatatatatctgactgcaataaaaatcaataaaccttaaaaaaaaaaaaaacagcttctcAGTGAATTCTGTGGGTACCGTTTCACTTCTtatccaattccttgctaataACCTGGGGAAAACAACAGATGAATCATGTGTTCTGGCCCCTGCTATCCATGAGAGACCCAAATAAAGCTCCTGCTTTGACTtgacccagctctagctattgtggccatctggagagtaaaccagcagattgaacacctctgtctctgtatctctgactttcaaataagtctttttaagaGGGAcgtttgggcccagtgcgatagtccTCCCCCtgcatctaccaggatcccatatgggtgatggttcgaatcctggctgctctgcttcccatccagctccctgcttgtggcctgggcaagcagcggaggatgaatggcccaaagccttgggatcctgcacctatctgggaaacctgcaagaagctcctggctcctgactttggattgggcgtgaaccagcagatggaagatttctctataaatctgcctttccagtaagaacaaatacatctttcaaaaaaaatcacatttcaaatGGCTTGAGTGGAGAGTCTGACCTACAAATGTTTTAGTTGAAGTCAGTAAAATATTTTGAGAGATGGTGGAGAACTGAATGTAGACGGTACTGGACTTATAGTGTAATGCCCTCAGAAATGcattagaaattgaaaataatactCCAAATGTAGGCAAccacctaggttgccttgtatctaggtaagtgttacactgctaggagaaaagcagccagtagctgacAAGGATCCTgagtctggttaatgccaaatttgtgttcacTATATCAGTATGCAGCATggttgcttgcttgcttacttaTTGCTTATTTAAAGGCAAATGGGAAAAGCAGGGAACTCCAGACTGGGACATGCCACTCCAGCTCTCAGCTGGGGGGGGCGGCTACAGACTGCTCAGGGGAGGGTCAGGGAATGTATTGTAGGTGGGAGTGACTGAGGGCATGTTTTATAGGAAAAGAATGATTCTCCATGGAATGCTCCTCCATGGACCAGGCAACTGTACTCagaggtaggcaagggagctgaagCAGAGTTGTTTGCAGTGAGGGGGTGGGGAACCATAacgcatgtctgggtcaggccaaggcacctacacacatcggagacctgggctgggctaaataacaTCACCTGCCGCCTGCTAGTGCTCACAAAACCTGGGGCTAGAAGGCAtacttggctgggccaggccacagtaccCCACCTGTGAGTTTCACAGCAGGGGGTGTGCCACATCCAGCTGAGCTGTAGCACTCACCAGAATGTGgacctgggggcagattctgtagaggaATTGTGGGCTCGCCTctctgggactgcagcacctgtttACATGGGAAGCTGGGACAGTGATGGGTCAAGCCAGGCTTGACCTCAGAACTCACCTAACAGGCGTCCACTTAACACTAGtaggagctgggcctgggagcaggcctgatagggAAATCCGGGGAGCTCCCCTACTAGTCCACAGCTCCCATGGGGAGCACAGGAGCtagggctaggactgggccaggctgggccaggccttagtacccattggcatgcacaagagccaggacagggtatgggCCACACACAGCTAGGCtggctgcaacatctgccagCAAGTGTTGAGACTGCAGGTGGACCATGTTAGGTTGGTTTGAAGCACTTGCCCAACACACGTGCGCAAAACCCAGAGCTGGGAatagacctggtaggggaactctgggaacactcctgctaggctgcagctcccactggcatgcatgtgggctaggTCTGAGGATGGGCCACactgggccaggttccagcacctgctggtcctCACAAGAGCCGgaatgggtgtggggcaggccaggctaggtcatAGCACTTGCCTACATGAGACCTGGGTCTGGGTGTGGCCCAGGCtgagctagactctagcaccaactggtgagagccagaatgggcgtAGGCCAGTCAggttaggccacagtacccaccaggaCTAGGGGCCAGCCATGTCAGTATTATCTATTATGATAAAAATCTATGTAAGCTAAGATTTTCCACCTTGACCATCTCAAGTGTACAATTCAGTGACACTGAGTCTCTTCACAGTGTATGCAACTGTCACCATCACCCACCTCCAACACTTTCTCTGCAAACTCAAACCCTGGGCCCATTACACTCCACCTCCCTTCCCTCTACACCCTGACGCACACTAAGTCTACACTTCATATCTGAATGCACTTGACTACTCTAGGTAACCAAGCCAAAGAACTCAAACAGCTCATTTCCCCTAGCAGTTCATCCATGTAGGAGCCTCTACAGAGTTCCATTCCTTTTGGGGGATGAATAATAGATACTGACAGCTTTATACATAAAGTTAACAtgggggccgcttggggagtgaaccagcggagggaagatatttctgtgtctcctctctgtaaatctgcctttcaaataaaaataaatctttaaaaaaaaaaaaaagttaacgtGGGAGAAAGACATAGTCAGCTGGGGGTATTAATTAGTATTTATCGTTGCCTTTGGAGGAAACAAAAAGTACTCGACTCAAAGCATCTTTCCTTTATCCCGGCTCCTAAAGTCTACAAACTAAATTCGCCTAATTCTAGGGCCTCCATGAACTGCCACTCTGGGGACCCAGGGCAAGACCGCCTCTCTTCGCAGACTCCATTTCCCAGGAACCCCCGCGCCAGGGCCGGCGACGCCATTTCCCGGGCGCCTCCAGCTCCCGGCGGCCCTCGCGGCAGGTTCCGGGCGCGGACACGGGTCGTGATGGCCGCGGCTGGTTCCGCGGCTGTGTCCGGTGCAGGGACGCCGGTGGCGGGGCCTTCGGGCCGCGACCTCTTCGCCGAGGGACTCCTCGAGTTCCTGCGGCCGGCTGTGCAGCAGCTCGACTCTCACGTTCACGCTGTCAGGTGGGGCGAGGCCGAGGTAGGGCGGAGACAGCGGCTGGGACCCCCGTGACTTTGGGGGGCTGGtcgggggcggggcagggcagtGGGGCCCGTGTAGGAACATTGCTTCGCGAGCCCCATTAACTGCCTTCTTCTGGCAGGGAGAGCCAGGTAGAGCTCCGGGAGCAGATTGACAACCTGGCTACAGGTGAGCGCGCCCCGCGCCCCCCCTTCCTGCCTGGGTTGCTTGTCCCTTGCCTGCAGCACTCCGGGGACGGTCCCCGAGCCGgccactctccctctcccctcccccgagGATAGGGGAGCCATTAGCTATTCCTTGACCCTGCAGAACTGTGCCGGATCAACGAGGACCAGAAGGTGGCCCTGGACCTCGACCCCTACGTGAAGAAGCTGCTCAACGCCCGGCGTCGGGTTGTGCTGGTCAACAACATCCTGCAGAATGCCCAGGTACGCCCTGACATCACCCACCCCTGGGAGGAGGGATTGTCAAGCAGGTTAAACTGTCAGTGCGTCAGAGACCGAGCTGGACCAAGCCCGTTACCAGCTTCCACACCTTCCTTTGTCTCACAGGAGCGGCTGAGGAGGCTCAACCACAGTGTCGCCAAGGAAACTGCCCGCAGGAGGGCCATGCTGGATTCCGGGGTTTACCCCTCTGGGTCCCCAAGCAAATAGCTGAAGATGAACCTGGGACTGCAGAGTGACCAAGCACTGTGCCCCGGCTGCGCGGGAGCTCCTCCCTGCGCAAGGCAGCCCTGTGGGTTGTTTTAAGCACAGAGGCTTACCCACCTGCCTAGGGGCCCCCTAGATTTCTTCCAGGAAGGAGCAGAAGCCAGGCTGTGTCCAGGCCTAGGTCCCTGGAGCCGGGGCAGCACGTTCTCTGAGACTGCCTGGTTTCCCACTCACACTAAGGGCAGGCAAAGACAAGGTCAACGGTGACCTCTGCCCACCCTCTTTGCATCTGGCTTGAATACACTAGCAGTGTTGCTAGAACCACTGAATACAATAAATGCTTAATATGGATTACTAGTTTATTCTGGTATATGAAGAAGCTTCAGAGGTCTGAAATCTTCatctaaaagaaagcaaaacaggcCGCCACACACCAAGgaataaataaaaccaatatcCCGACTAGGAAGtcctttaattatttttcttagaaaaaaaaatacccagaCACTAAGAGTTCACAACATTTTAACAACAAAGGTACTGACTGGTTGAGAGGGACTTTCTGGAGCCAGGGGTTCTAAAGTACTGGGAAGAAATGTTGGTATCCTGTTTCATTATGGATGGGAAAGTCCTGCTAAGCCAGTATCCAAACCCAGCAGGATGAGCGCGTGGTTCAGTCTGCGGTTCTTCCTGCTGCCCCCTCTTCCCTCAGACACGccagcacaccaggcccagcagctgctggctcaggCCAGTCGTCCTGTGCAGGGGGAAAGGCCAGGTCACTCCTGGGTCTCcatgctctcctcctcctctccttgaggtgtttcctctgtgttctcctcctcctcctcgccttCCTTCTTCTCTGGTGGTTTCTCATAAGCTTTTTCAGAAGGAGTCACTATCACTCCATCCCAGGTGGATATCTCAGAAGCAAGatctagaagagaaaaaaaagcaccTTTGACCATGGAGTCCCAGTATACAAGGCATGACCAGGAATACTAAGCTATCAAGATAAT
This window of the Ochotona princeps isolate mOchPri1 chromosome 2, mOchPri1.hap1, whole genome shotgun sequence genome carries:
- the LOC101520187 gene encoding eukaryotic translation initiation factor 1A, X-chromosomal codes for the protein MPKNKGKGGKNRRRGKNENESEKRELVFKEDGQEYAQVIKMLGNGRLEAMCFDGVKRLCHIRGKLRKKVWINTSDIILVGLRDYQDNKADVILKYNADEARSLKAYGELPEHAKINETDTFGPGDDDEIQFDDIGDDDEDIDDI
- the SNAPIN gene encoding SNARE-associated protein Snapin, coding for MAAAGSAAVSGAGTPVAGPSGRDLFAEGLLEFLRPAVQQLDSHVHAVRESQVELREQIDNLATELCRINEDQKVALDLDPYVKKLLNARRRVVLVNNILQNAQERLRRLNHSVAKETARRRAMLDSGVYPSGSPSK